CCCTTATCTCCAATTCTTTTTCTGAAGTGTACAAAATTGCTCGGATCGAAAGGCTGCTCTGTCTGGAAAAAGGTTTCTCCGGTAAAATATTGCCAATACGCATTCTCAATCCATCTCTCTATTACACTTTCATCACTTTCTTTAAACATTTCCTTGAGCAAAAGCATTCCTGCTATTTTACGGATAGCAATAGAAGGTCTTCCGTTTTCTGAAAATAATTTCTCAAACTCTGACTCCATTTTATCCCAGGAAATCTCCCCAGCTAATTTTACCACCGGATGCTCCATATTAATAAGCTCCGTAAGCCTGGTCTTGAATAAATTCTGCTGTAAATCCTCTCTTATTTTGCCTAACATTTTGCCACTTTTTATATCCTAAAAATACAATTTATTGCAATTTTTTACAACGATTTTTTACGAAATATAAGTGCATAAAAACTGATAATCAAAATATTACTTGGTTTTTAAGGAATGACTAAATAGCTTAAATCCCTGTAAAATTATATGTTACGCGCCAAAACCATCATTCATAGTGTCATAAACCCTGCTTCATTGGAGCAAGAAAATCCACCAAAAAGGACTGTTATTTAATTTACCATGGCAGAACTTTACGATCTCTAAAAAATTGACCACTTGGACCGTCTTTTGGCAAAGTTGCTGCCCATACAATACCATCCACACATTCCTCAACCGGTCTGGCACCAAAATCAGCAGCACCCGGTCGTGTAGCTGTCATTCCTGGACAAACAGCATTAACAAGAACATTATCATTCTTAAATTCTTTCGCCATTTTTATAGTCAATCCATTCAAAGCCAATTTTGTCAGACCGTAAGCTGGTAAAGGATAATCAAAGGTAATTTGACTAAGCCCCGCACCCGGAAAGTTAACAATACCAAAGTCCGGATCTGCAAATGATCCTGCCCCACTCGATATATTAACAATACGACCTTCACCACTGGCTACAAGAAGGGGATAAAATTGTTGAGTTACATACCAAGTTCCGGTAACATTTGTTTGAAATTCAATGTTAAGTTCATCCATATCTTTATCAATAAACTTTGCAGATGAATTTAACATTAAAGCAGCATTATTAATAAGGATATCAATTTTTTGAAACTTTTCTTCAATGAACTTGGTAGCTTTTCTAATACTGTCAAGATCTAAAAGATCGATTTTTACTGAAGTTACATTAACTCCATCCTGCTTTAATTCCTGAGCAAGATTTTCTGCCTGTTCAAGATTTCTTGCTGAAATTATAATATTATGGCCTTCTAAGCCTAAATGCTTTGCAACAGCAAAACCTATACCCTGTCTCTGGCTTACACCAGTAATTAAGATTAT
The sequence above is a segment of the Chryseobacterium sp. MYb264 genome. Coding sequences within it:
- a CDS encoding SDR family NAD(P)-dependent oxidoreductase, giving the protein MKIILITGVSQRQGIGFAVAKHLGLEGHNIIISARNLEQAENLAQELKQDGVNVTSVKIDLLDLDSIRKATKFIEEKFQKIDILINNAALMLNSSAKFIDKDMDELNIEFQTNVTGTWYVTQQFYPLLVASGEGRIVNISSGAGSFADPDFGIVNFPGAGLSQITFDYPLPAYGLTKLALNGLTIKMAKEFKNDNVLVNAVCPGMTATRPGAADFGARPVEECVDGIVWAATLPKDGPSGQFFRDRKVLPW